From the Daucus carota subsp. sativus chromosome 8, DH1 v3.0, whole genome shotgun sequence genome, one window contains:
- the LOC108197456 gene encoding 7-deoxyloganetin glucosyltransferase-like isoform X2 has product MDSSSRATEKHGHVVCIPYPAQSHIKSMLKMAKLLNSKGLSITFVNTEFNHKRFLKAGGLQSIESLPSFRFETIPDGLPPSDADATQDIPELCRSIIENRLLPSFQNLLTKLNAGNHKVSSILSDGFMPFTADVAHSVGIPIALLWPISACGFMGFYQFKNALERGLIPLKDESYLTNGYLDTIVDWIPGMADIPLGNLPSHIRITDTNELIFNFLMECTQRAANGTANILHTYDDLEQELVNSISSMFANVYTIGPQQMLLDNLPADQKERLKSIGYSLWKEETRCLEWLDSKEAESVVYVNFGSITVLSAEQLLEFGWGLANSKCSFLWIIRPDLIMGESTVTLGADFMDAIKNRGLISSWCPQEDVLNHVSVGGFLTHGGWNSIIESITAGVPMLCWPFFGDQTINCKFVSDEWECGMEIPNNVKRDDVEKLVRLLMDGSEGKKMRNKAMEWRKLAKNACGSDGSSYVNLAKLALLLKN; this is encoded by the exons ATGGATTCATCATCAAGAGCAACAGAGAAACATGGTCATGTAGTTTGCATTCCTTACCCGGCTCAAAGCCACATCAAATCCATGTTGAAGATGGCCAAGCTCCTCAACAGCAAAGGACTTTCAATTACATTTGTGAACACGGAGTTCAATCACAAACGATTCCTCAAGGCAGGAGGTCTTCAATCTATTGAAAGCCTGCCTAGTTTCAGATTCGAGACCATTCCTGACGGCCTGCCCCCGTCTGATGCTGATGCCACTCAAGACATACCTGAACTCTGTCGCTCCATCATAGAGAACAGATTGTTGCCTTCGTTTCAAAACCTTCTTACGAAGCTCAACGCGGGAAACCATAAGGTCAGTTCCATCCTTTCTGATGGTTTCATGCCATTCACAGCTGATGTTGCACATTCAGTGGGAATTCCTATCGCTTTGCTCTGGCCAATCTCTGCTTGTGGATTTATGGGATTTTATCAGTTCAAAAATGCCCTTGAAAGAGGTCTTATCCCATTAAAAG ATGAGAGCTATCTGACAAACGGGTATTTGGACACCATTGTAGATTGGATCCCAGGAATGGCAGATATTCCTTTGGGAAATCTCCCAAGCCATATCAGAATTACGGATACAAATGAGTtaatcttcaacttcttaatgGAATGTACTCAGAGAGCAGCCAATGGTACAGCAAATATACTTCATACCTACGACGATTTGGAACAAGAGCTTGTAAATTCCATCTCATCCATGTTTGCCAATGTATACACGATAGGCCCTCAACAGATGCTCCTAGACAATCTCCCAGCAGACCAGAAAGAGCGTCTTAAGAGCATCGGATATAGTCTCTGGAAAGAGGAAACCAGATGTCTGGAATGGCTGGACTCGAAAGAAGCAGAGTCTGTAGTTTATGTGAACTTTGGAAGCATAACAGTCCTGTCTGCAGAGCAGCTGCTGGAGTTTGGTTGGGGACTTGCAAATAGCAAATGCAGCTTCTTATGGATAATTAGGCCAGATTTGATCATGGGTGAATCCACAGTTACTTTAGGAGCTGATTTTATGGATGCCATCAAGAATAGGGGACTAATTTCAAGCTGGTGTCCACAAGAGGATGTCCTCAACCACGTATCCGTGGGAGGGTTCTTGACACATGGAGGGTGGAACTCAATCATAGAGAGCATAACAGCCGGAGTGCCGATGCTCTGTTGGCCTTTCTTTGGAGACCAAACAATAAATTGTAAGTTCGTGTCTGACGAATGGGAGTGTGGAATGGAGATTCCTAATAACGTGAAGCGAGATGATGTGGAAAAGCTTGTCAGACTATTGATGGATGGATCAGAGGGTAAGAAAATGCGAAACAAGGCTATGGAGTGGAGGAAACTGGCAAAGAACGCATGTGGTTCAGATGGCTCATCTTATGTTAATCTGGCCAAACTTGCTCTTCTTTTGAAGAACTAA
- the LOC108197456 gene encoding 7-deoxyloganetin glucosyltransferase-like isoform X1, translating into MQKLSRRGMDSSSRATEKHGHVVCIPYPAQSHIKSMLKMAKLLNSKGLSITFVNTEFNHKRFLKAGGLQSIESLPSFRFETIPDGLPPSDADATQDIPELCRSIIENRLLPSFQNLLTKLNAGNHKVSSILSDGFMPFTADVAHSVGIPIALLWPISACGFMGFYQFKNALERGLIPLKDESYLTNGYLDTIVDWIPGMADIPLGNLPSHIRITDTNELIFNFLMECTQRAANGTANILHTYDDLEQELVNSISSMFANVYTIGPQQMLLDNLPADQKERLKSIGYSLWKEETRCLEWLDSKEAESVVYVNFGSITVLSAEQLLEFGWGLANSKCSFLWIIRPDLIMGESTVTLGADFMDAIKNRGLISSWCPQEDVLNHVSVGGFLTHGGWNSIIESITAGVPMLCWPFFGDQTINCKFVSDEWECGMEIPNNVKRDDVEKLVRLLMDGSEGKKMRNKAMEWRKLAKNACGSDGSSYVNLAKLALLLKN; encoded by the exons ATGCAGAAACTTAGCAGAAGAGGGATGGATTCATCATCAAGAGCAACAGAGAAACATGGTCATGTAGTTTGCATTCCTTACCCGGCTCAAAGCCACATCAAATCCATGTTGAAGATGGCCAAGCTCCTCAACAGCAAAGGACTTTCAATTACATTTGTGAACACGGAGTTCAATCACAAACGATTCCTCAAGGCAGGAGGTCTTCAATCTATTGAAAGCCTGCCTAGTTTCAGATTCGAGACCATTCCTGACGGCCTGCCCCCGTCTGATGCTGATGCCACTCAAGACATACCTGAACTCTGTCGCTCCATCATAGAGAACAGATTGTTGCCTTCGTTTCAAAACCTTCTTACGAAGCTCAACGCGGGAAACCATAAGGTCAGTTCCATCCTTTCTGATGGTTTCATGCCATTCACAGCTGATGTTGCACATTCAGTGGGAATTCCTATCGCTTTGCTCTGGCCAATCTCTGCTTGTGGATTTATGGGATTTTATCAGTTCAAAAATGCCCTTGAAAGAGGTCTTATCCCATTAAAAG ATGAGAGCTATCTGACAAACGGGTATTTGGACACCATTGTAGATTGGATCCCAGGAATGGCAGATATTCCTTTGGGAAATCTCCCAAGCCATATCAGAATTACGGATACAAATGAGTtaatcttcaacttcttaatgGAATGTACTCAGAGAGCAGCCAATGGTACAGCAAATATACTTCATACCTACGACGATTTGGAACAAGAGCTTGTAAATTCCATCTCATCCATGTTTGCCAATGTATACACGATAGGCCCTCAACAGATGCTCCTAGACAATCTCCCAGCAGACCAGAAAGAGCGTCTTAAGAGCATCGGATATAGTCTCTGGAAAGAGGAAACCAGATGTCTGGAATGGCTGGACTCGAAAGAAGCAGAGTCTGTAGTTTATGTGAACTTTGGAAGCATAACAGTCCTGTCTGCAGAGCAGCTGCTGGAGTTTGGTTGGGGACTTGCAAATAGCAAATGCAGCTTCTTATGGATAATTAGGCCAGATTTGATCATGGGTGAATCCACAGTTACTTTAGGAGCTGATTTTATGGATGCCATCAAGAATAGGGGACTAATTTCAAGCTGGTGTCCACAAGAGGATGTCCTCAACCACGTATCCGTGGGAGGGTTCTTGACACATGGAGGGTGGAACTCAATCATAGAGAGCATAACAGCCGGAGTGCCGATGCTCTGTTGGCCTTTCTTTGGAGACCAAACAATAAATTGTAAGTTCGTGTCTGACGAATGGGAGTGTGGAATGGAGATTCCTAATAACGTGAAGCGAGATGATGTGGAAAAGCTTGTCAGACTATTGATGGATGGATCAGAGGGTAAGAAAATGCGAAACAAGGCTATGGAGTGGAGGAAACTGGCAAAGAACGCATGTGGTTCAGATGGCTCATCTTATGTTAATCTGGCCAAACTTGCTCTTCTTTTGAAGAACTAA